A single Actinomadura algeriensis DNA region contains:
- a CDS encoding GNAT family N-acetyltransferase: MTSPGGTAGTVGLPAVTEWTMEMLDAADLRPAPLPGGEMTFTLAGRPSAEVNRALYALVGARVCWTDRFGWSHADWCAWVERPELSTWIAMAEGTVAGFFEVEAQPGGDTEIHLVGLGHAFVGRGYGGYLVEQCVRRAWRRGELWAPGAGPATRVWLRTSSLDHPNAMANYRRRGFKVAAETVAPKLVPDPRTAPWPLPHDPRAVSGRDEEELIT; encoded by the coding sequence GTGACTAGCCCGGGCGGGACCGCCGGAACCGTCGGGCTCCCCGCGGTCACCGAGTGGACGATGGAGATGCTCGACGCCGCCGACCTGCGCCCCGCGCCGCTGCCCGGCGGCGAGATGACGTTCACGCTGGCCGGGCGGCCGTCCGCCGAGGTCAACCGGGCCCTGTACGCGCTGGTCGGCGCCCGCGTCTGCTGGACGGACCGGTTCGGCTGGTCGCACGCGGACTGGTGCGCCTGGGTGGAGCGGCCCGAGCTGAGCACCTGGATCGCGATGGCCGAGGGCACCGTCGCCGGGTTCTTCGAGGTCGAGGCGCAGCCCGGGGGCGACACCGAGATCCACCTCGTTGGGCTCGGGCACGCGTTCGTCGGCCGCGGGTACGGCGGATACCTGGTGGAGCAGTGCGTCCGCCGTGCGTGGCGGCGCGGCGAGCTGTGGGCGCCGGGCGCCGGCCCGGCCACGCGCGTCTGGCTGCGCACCAGCAGCCTCGATCATCCGAACGCGATGGCGAACTACCGGCGGCGGGGCTTTAAGGTGGCGGCGGAGACCGTTGCCCCCAAGCTCGTCCCCGACCCCCGGACGGCGCCGTGGCCGCTGCCCCACGACCCGCGCGCCGTCTCCGGCCGGGACGAGGAGGAGTTGATCACGTGA
- a CDS encoding MbtH family protein — protein MTNPFEDPDGTYLVLVNDEGQHSLWPSFAEVPAGWTVAKDEDTRQACLDHIAENWTDMRPKSLVEAMGD, from the coding sequence ATGACGAACCCGTTCGAGGACCCGGACGGCACGTACCTCGTGCTCGTCAACGACGAGGGCCAGCACTCGCTGTGGCCGTCGTTCGCGGAGGTCCCCGCCGGCTGGACCGTCGCGAAGGACGAGGACACCCGGCAGGCGTGCCTGGACCACATCGCCGAGAACTGGACGGACATGCGGCCCAAGAGCCTCGTCGAGGCCATGGGTGACTAG
- a CDS encoding S1 family peptidase, whose product MNKRHGRARAAAGTAAAAAGLTAAALVAAPPAAAAPAAPASPGASGAVAAQLAERLGARSAGSYLDASTQELVVTVTDAAAARTVRAAGARARTVERSGTDLREIMAELKRDATVPGTAWAVDPASNQVVLSMDGTVEGAALEKVKAEAAEHGAAVRTERVAGEFRTFTAGGQAIYAGGGRCSLGFNVRSGSTYYFLTAGHCTAIGSTWTDGSGRTLGTNAASSFPGNDYGVVRYSSTPQDTRGVVHLYGGGTQDITQAGNATVGQTVTRSGSTTGVHRGRVTALNQTVNYQEGSVSGLIRTTVCAEPGDSGGSLFAGSTALGLTSGGSGNCTWGGTTFFQPVTEPLSRYGLSVY is encoded by the coding sequence ATGAACAAGCGTCACGGCCGCGCCCGCGCCGCCGCCGGCACCGCCGCGGCGGCGGCCGGGCTCACCGCCGCCGCACTCGTCGCCGCCCCACCGGCCGCCGCGGCGCCCGCCGCCCCCGCGTCCCCGGGCGCGTCCGGCGCGGTGGCCGCCCAGCTCGCCGAACGGCTCGGCGCCCGCAGCGCGGGCTCCTACCTCGACGCGTCCACCCAGGAGCTCGTCGTCACCGTCACCGACGCCGCCGCCGCGCGGACCGTCCGCGCCGCGGGCGCGCGGGCGCGGACCGTCGAGCGCAGCGGCACCGACCTGCGCGAGATCATGGCCGAGCTGAAGCGGGACGCGACCGTCCCGGGCACCGCGTGGGCGGTCGACCCCGCGTCCAACCAGGTCGTCCTGTCCATGGACGGCACGGTCGAGGGCGCGGCACTGGAGAAGGTGAAGGCCGAGGCCGCCGAGCACGGCGCGGCCGTCCGGACCGAACGGGTCGCCGGCGAGTTCCGCACGTTCACCGCGGGCGGCCAGGCCATCTACGCGGGCGGCGGCCGCTGCTCGCTCGGCTTCAACGTCCGCAGCGGCAGCACCTACTACTTCCTGACCGCCGGGCACTGCACCGCCATCGGCTCCACCTGGACCGACGGCAGCGGGCGCACCCTCGGCACCAACGCCGCCAGCAGCTTCCCCGGCAACGACTACGGCGTCGTGCGGTACTCGTCGACGCCGCAGGACACCCGCGGCGTCGTCCACCTGTACGGCGGCGGCACGCAGGACATCACGCAGGCGGGCAACGCGACGGTCGGCCAGACCGTCACCCGCAGCGGCAGCACCACCGGCGTGCACCGCGGCCGCGTCACCGCCCTCAACCAGACCGTCAACTACCAGGAGGGCAGCGTCAGCGGCCTGATCCGGACGACCGTGTGCGCCGAGCCGGGCGACAGCGGCGGCTCGCTGTTCGCCGGGTCGACCGCGCTGGGCCTGACCTCCGGCGGCAGCGGCAACTGCACGTGGGGCGGCACCACGTTCTTCCAGCCGGTGACCGAGCCGCTGTCCCGGTACGGGCTGAGCGTCTACTGA
- a CDS encoding thioesterase II family protein encodes MSWFRCAEPRPWASMRLFCLPHAGGSAVFYRTWAKEISPAVEVHAVQYPGRADRMGEALVPDAGRLARLIAGAMAPLVDRPAALFGHSMGAVLAYEVARLLQERGSAPVHLFASGARPPHDRGDDRVADRDDDGVVAEMVKLGGTDAEALRDPELRELVLPYVRNDFALIEGYAHRDGTRLTVPVTAIVGDDDPHVTPEQATGWGEVTDGRFALRTLPGGHFYLADRQPDVIAEVLRTLEVPAA; translated from the coding sequence GTGAGCTGGTTCCGCTGCGCCGAGCCGCGCCCCTGGGCGTCCATGCGGCTGTTCTGCCTGCCGCACGCGGGCGGGTCGGCGGTGTTCTACCGGACCTGGGCCAAGGAGATCAGCCCCGCCGTCGAGGTGCACGCCGTCCAGTACCCGGGCCGCGCCGACCGGATGGGCGAGGCGCTCGTCCCGGACGCGGGACGGCTCGCGCGGCTGATCGCGGGCGCGATGGCGCCGCTCGTCGACCGTCCGGCCGCGCTGTTCGGGCACAGCATGGGCGCCGTCCTCGCCTACGAGGTGGCGCGCCTGCTGCAGGAGCGGGGAAGCGCGCCGGTGCACCTGTTCGCGTCCGGTGCCCGCCCGCCCCACGACCGGGGGGACGACCGGGTCGCCGACCGCGACGACGACGGCGTGGTCGCCGAGATGGTGAAGCTCGGCGGCACCGACGCCGAGGCCCTGCGGGACCCGGAGCTGCGCGAGCTGGTCCTGCCGTACGTCCGCAACGACTTCGCGCTGATCGAGGGGTACGCGCACCGGGACGGCACCCGGCTCACCGTCCCGGTCACCGCGATCGTCGGGGACGACGACCCGCACGTCACCCCGGAGCAGGCCACCGGGTGGGGCGAGGTCACCGACGGCCGGTTCGCTCTCAGGACGCTGCCGGGCGGCCACTTCTACCTGGCCGACCGGCAGCCCGACGTCATCGCCGAGGTCCTGCGGACCCTCGAGGTCCCCGCCGCCTGA
- a CDS encoding amino acid adenylation domain-containing protein — translation MTKSQLEDILPLSPLQQGLFFHALYDSGHDVYTAQIVFDLRGPLDVDALRAAAATLLRRHANLRAGFRQRKEGSPVQVVHRAVRLPWRDADLTALPDGERDAEAKRLADAERARPFDMAKPPLLRFLLIRLADDLHRMVFTNHHILLDGWSTPVLQTELFALYLAKGDDTGMPRVAPYKNYLAWLAGQDRAAAEDAWRRALDGFTEPALVAPGASEPGADAPGRVRTRITEDLTASLSARARTQGVTLNTVLQLAWGVLLGRLTGSTDVVFGAAVSGRPPELQGVEQMIGLFINTLPIRVRVRPADTVAGALTRLQDEQAALMPHHHLGLADVQRLAGGGALFDTMTVLENYPFDPDAAGTDLGGLSLHDVDGYDASHYPLTFAAVPGRGLSLRVDYRTDLFTSDDAARLMRRFVRILDAIAHRPGLPLGLIDVLDDDERALVLRDWQGPPTGRAPRTITGAFAAQLARTPGAIAVRTPFPTGEPPLPAGADARSADGAAAVPGAGSLTYAELDERANRLAHRLVSLGVGRDMPVAVLLERSADIAVASLAILKAGGAYAPIHHGYPPERTAWAVAEVSAPVLVVNAPMRERVANLGTPAYVLDLDDEPALAEQPGTDPGVPCHPEQLACVLFTSGSTGVPKGVMLRHRDAVDLATDGRLRGGAHDRVLVHSPHAFDASIYELWTPLLHGGTAVVAPPGHLDGAALERLVEAGDLTGLFLTTTLFNLVADERPHAFGRLREVLTGGEAGSAAAIRKVLAACPDTEVGNVYGPTEATTYTTVTGQRGPLADPAETSAVLGRPIDDMRVYVLDAGLRPVPPGVVGEAYLAGAGLGRGYLRRPGLTAERYVADPYGAPGGRMYRTGDLVRWRPGGVLEYVDRADFQVKVRGFRIELGEIEAAIAAHPAVANVAVVAREDAPGVKSLVAYVVAPSVDGLRRFVAGRLPEYMVPAAFVRLDTFPVGPNGKLDRRALPAPDYGEAAAGREPGTPEEERLAEIVAGVLGLDRVGADVSFFDLGGDSITALKLATRARQAGIELTPRDVFTHQTVEALTRVGEPEDRLGFEVLLPIRTTGTRPPVFFVHPAGGLAWGYLQFQRHLGPDQPVYGLQARAFTRAELPGSVAEMAADYLEQIRAVRPSGPYHLVGWSLGGLVAYEMAVRLQEAGEEVGTLALIDAYHGQDLESERREILPELLQAIGIDAGMIAADGNPDMARIMAVLAERGDALATLGEGDLVNVYRNYENGLRHAEEYRPGRYRGDVVFFTALRGRTADSPTGRANWGPLVDGGIEDYPIDVDHHLLMEPGPAAEIGAVLAARLGKHHSEHGKG, via the coding sequence GTGACGAAGTCGCAGCTCGAGGACATCCTCCCGCTGTCCCCCCTCCAGCAGGGCCTGTTCTTCCACGCCCTCTACGACTCCGGGCACGACGTCTACACGGCGCAGATCGTGTTCGACCTGCGCGGGCCGCTGGACGTGGACGCGCTGCGGGCCGCCGCCGCGACGCTGCTGCGCCGCCACGCGAACCTGCGGGCCGGATTCCGGCAGCGCAAGGAGGGCTCGCCGGTCCAGGTGGTGCACCGCGCGGTGAGACTCCCCTGGCGGGACGCGGACCTGACCGCCCTCCCGGACGGCGAGCGCGACGCGGAGGCGAAGCGGCTCGCGGACGCCGAGCGGGCCCGGCCGTTCGACATGGCGAAGCCGCCGCTGCTGCGGTTCCTGCTCATCCGGCTCGCCGACGACCTCCACCGGATGGTGTTCACGAACCACCACATTCTGCTCGACGGCTGGTCCACGCCCGTCCTGCAGACCGAGCTGTTCGCCCTCTACCTGGCGAAGGGCGACGACACCGGCATGCCGCGCGTCGCCCCGTACAAGAACTACCTCGCGTGGCTGGCCGGGCAGGACCGCGCCGCCGCCGAGGACGCCTGGCGCCGCGCCCTCGACGGGTTCACCGAGCCCGCGCTCGTCGCGCCCGGCGCGTCCGAGCCCGGCGCGGACGCCCCCGGGCGTGTCCGCACGCGCATCACCGAGGACCTCACCGCCTCGCTCAGCGCGCGCGCCCGCACGCAGGGCGTCACCCTCAACACCGTCCTGCAGCTCGCGTGGGGCGTCCTGCTCGGACGCCTCACCGGGAGCACGGACGTCGTGTTCGGCGCCGCCGTGTCCGGACGGCCCCCCGAACTGCAGGGCGTCGAGCAGATGATCGGCCTGTTCATCAACACGCTGCCGATCCGGGTGCGCGTGCGGCCCGCCGACACGGTCGCGGGCGCCCTCACCCGGCTCCAGGACGAGCAGGCCGCGCTGATGCCCCACCACCACCTGGGCCTCGCCGACGTCCAGCGCCTCGCGGGCGGCGGCGCGCTGTTCGACACCATGACCGTCCTGGAGAACTACCCGTTCGACCCGGACGCCGCGGGCACCGACCTCGGCGGGCTCTCCCTCCACGACGTGGACGGCTACGACGCCAGCCACTACCCGCTGACGTTCGCCGCCGTCCCCGGACGGGGGCTGTCGCTGCGCGTCGACTACCGCACCGACCTGTTCACCTCCGACGACGCCGCACGCCTGATGCGACGGTTCGTCCGGATCCTGGACGCGATCGCGCACCGCCCCGGCCTGCCGCTCGGCCTCATCGACGTCCTCGACGACGACGAGCGCGCGCTCGTCCTGCGCGACTGGCAGGGCCCGCCCACCGGCCGCGCGCCCCGCACGATCACCGGCGCCTTCGCCGCGCAGCTCGCCCGGACGCCCGGCGCCATCGCCGTCCGGACCCCCTTCCCCACCGGCGAGCCGCCCCTCCCGGCGGGGGCGGACGCACGTTCGGCCGATGGCGCGGCGGCCGTTCCGGGCGCCGGGTCGCTCACCTACGCCGAGCTGGACGAGCGGGCCAACCGGCTGGCGCATCGGCTCGTGTCGCTCGGGGTGGGGCGGGACATGCCGGTCGCCGTGCTGCTGGAGCGGTCCGCCGACATCGCCGTGGCGTCGCTCGCGATCCTCAAGGCGGGCGGGGCGTACGCGCCGATCCACCACGGGTACCCGCCGGAGCGCACCGCGTGGGCGGTCGCGGAGGTGTCGGCGCCCGTCCTCGTCGTGAACGCGCCGATGCGCGAGCGGGTCGCGAACCTGGGAACGCCGGCGTACGTCCTCGACCTCGACGACGAGCCCGCCCTCGCGGAGCAGCCGGGCACGGACCCCGGCGTGCCGTGCCATCCGGAGCAGCTCGCGTGCGTGCTGTTCACGTCCGGGTCGACGGGGGTGCCGAAGGGCGTGATGCTCCGGCACCGCGACGCGGTCGACCTCGCCACGGACGGACGGCTCCGCGGCGGGGCCCACGACCGGGTCCTGGTGCACTCGCCGCACGCGTTCGACGCGTCGATCTACGAGCTGTGGACGCCGCTGCTGCACGGCGGCACCGCCGTCGTCGCGCCCCCCGGGCACCTGGACGGCGCGGCCCTCGAACGGCTCGTCGAGGCGGGCGACCTCACCGGCCTGTTCCTCACCACGACGCTGTTCAACCTGGTCGCGGACGAGCGCCCGCACGCGTTCGGGCGGCTCCGCGAGGTGCTGACCGGCGGCGAGGCGGGATCCGCGGCGGCCATTCGCAAGGTCCTCGCGGCGTGCCCGGACACCGAGGTCGGGAACGTGTACGGGCCGACCGAGGCGACCACGTACACGACGGTCACCGGGCAGCGCGGCCCGCTCGCCGATCCCGCCGAGACGTCCGCGGTGCTGGGCCGCCCCATCGACGACATGCGCGTGTACGTGCTGGACGCGGGGCTGCGGCCCGTCCCGCCGGGCGTGGTGGGGGAGGCGTACCTCGCGGGCGCCGGGCTCGGCCGCGGCTACCTGCGGCGGCCCGGCCTCACGGCGGAACGGTACGTCGCCGACCCGTACGGCGCGCCCGGCGGCCGCATGTACCGGACGGGCGACCTGGTGCGGTGGCGGCCCGGCGGCGTCCTCGAGTACGTCGACCGCGCCGACTTCCAGGTGAAGGTGCGGGGCTTCCGCATCGAACTGGGCGAGATCGAGGCGGCGATCGCCGCGCACCCGGCGGTCGCCAACGTCGCCGTCGTCGCCCGCGAGGACGCGCCCGGCGTGAAGTCGCTCGTCGCCTACGTCGTCGCGCCGTCCGTCGACGGCCTGCGGCGGTTCGTCGCCGGCCGGCTGCCCGAGTACATGGTCCCCGCGGCGTTCGTCCGGCTCGACACGTTCCCCGTCGGGCCCAACGGCAAGCTCGACCGCCGCGCCCTCCCGGCGCCCGACTACGGCGAGGCCGCCGCCGGGCGGGAGCCGGGCACCCCCGAGGAGGAGCGGCTCGCGGAGATCGTCGCGGGCGTCCTCGGCCTCGACCGGGTCGGCGCGGACGTCAGTTTCTTCGACCTCGGCGGCGACAGCATCACCGCGCTGAAGCTCGCCACCCGCGCCCGGCAGGCCGGGATCGAGCTGACGCCCCGGGACGTGTTCACCCACCAGACCGTCGAGGCCCTCACCCGCGTCGGCGAGCCCGAGGACCGGCTCGGCTTCGAGGTGCTGCTGCCGATCCGGACGACCGGGACGCGGCCGCCGGTGTTCTTCGTGCACCCGGCGGGCGGCCTGGCCTGGGGATACCTGCAGTTCCAGCGGCACCTCGGCCCCGACCAGCCCGTCTACGGGCTGCAGGCGCGCGCGTTCACGCGGGCCGAACTGCCGGGGTCCGTCGCGGAGATGGCCGCCGACTACCTCGAGCAGATCCGCGCCGTCCGCCCGTCCGGCCCCTACCACCTGGTGGGCTGGTCGCTCGGCGGGCTCGTCGCCTACGAGATGGCCGTCCGGCTGCAGGAGGCGGGCGAGGAGGTCGGGACGCTCGCGCTCATCGACGCCTACCACGGGCAGGACCTCGAGTCCGAGCGGCGCGAGATCCTGCCCGAGCTGCTGCAGGCCATCGGCATCGACGCCGGGATGATCGCCGCGGACGGCAACCCGGACATGGCGCGGATCATGGCCGTGCTGGCCGAGCGCGGCGACGCCCTCGCCACCCTCGGCGAGGGCGACCTCGTCAACGTCTACCGCAACTACGAGAACGGGCTCCGGCACGCCGAGGAGTACCGGCCCGGCCGGTACCGCGGCGACGTCGTGTTCTTCACCGCGCTGCGCGGCCGCACCGCCGACTCGCCCACCGGGCGGGCGAACTGGGGCCCGCTCGTCGACGGCGGCATCGAGGACTACCCGATCGACGTCGACCACCACCTGCTGATGGAGCCCGGCCCCGCCGCCGAGATCGGCGCCGTGCTCGCCGCGAGACTCGGCAAGCACCACAGCGAACACGGAAAGGGATGA
- a CDS encoding ABC transporter ATP-binding protein, producing the protein MGVEIRVEGLSKSFGRQVIWEDVSLTIPAGEISALLGPSGTGKSVFLKNLVGLLRPDRGHVYVGGGDVPRLRERDLYRMRRTFGVLFQDGALFGSMNVYDNIAFPLREHTRKGEAEIRRIVLEKMEMVGLSGSGDKLPGEISGGMKKRAGLARALVLEPEIILADEPDSGLDPVRTAYLNQLFVDVNAEFGTTFLIVTHDIGTARVLPDNLGLLFRRGLVMFGPREMILSSAHPAVNQFFNARREGPIGMAEEKDVADLAAETAAVPPPAPIPPQLMPSDGRIRPSMHRPGEWLAAHRVTPPPGSFVDENGRDWLTEWDALVAARQRPGP; encoded by the coding sequence ATGGGCGTCGAGATCCGGGTGGAAGGGCTCAGCAAGTCGTTCGGACGGCAGGTCATCTGGGAGGACGTGTCCCTCACGATCCCGGCGGGGGAGATCTCCGCGCTGCTCGGCCCGTCCGGGACGGGCAAGTCCGTGTTCCTCAAGAACCTCGTGGGGCTGCTGCGCCCCGACCGCGGCCACGTCTACGTCGGCGGCGGCGACGTCCCGCGCCTGCGGGAACGCGACCTGTACCGGATGCGCCGCACGTTCGGGGTGCTGTTCCAGGACGGTGCCCTGTTCGGCTCCATGAACGTCTACGACAACATCGCGTTCCCGCTCCGCGAGCACACGCGCAAGGGCGAGGCCGAGATCCGCCGGATCGTCCTGGAGAAGATGGAGATGGTGGGCCTGTCGGGGTCGGGCGACAAGCTGCCCGGCGAGATCTCCGGCGGGATGAAGAAGCGCGCCGGGCTCGCCCGCGCGCTCGTCCTGGAACCGGAGATCATCCTCGCGGACGAGCCCGACTCCGGCCTCGACCCCGTCCGCACCGCCTACCTCAACCAGCTGTTCGTGGACGTCAACGCCGAGTTCGGGACGACGTTCCTCATCGTCACCCACGACATCGGCACCGCCCGCGTGCTGCCCGACAACCTCGGCCTGCTGTTCCGCCGCGGCCTCGTGATGTTCGGGCCGCGCGAGATGATCCTGTCCAGCGCGCACCCGGCGGTGAACCAGTTCTTCAACGCCCGCCGCGAGGGCCCGATCGGGATGGCCGAGGAGAAGGACGTCGCCGACCTGGCGGCCGAGACCGCGGCGGTCCCGCCGCCCGCGCCGATCCCGCCGCAGCTCATGCCGAGCGACGGCCGGATCCGCCCGTCCATGCACCGGCCGGGGGAGTGGCTCGCCGCGCACCGGGTGACGCCGCCGCCCGGCTCGTTCGTCGACGAGAACGGCCGCGACTGGCTCACCGAATGGGACGCGCTCGTCGCCGCGCGGCAACGCCCCGGCCCGTGA